A single Primulina eburnea isolate SZY01 chromosome 11, ASM2296580v1, whole genome shotgun sequence DNA region contains:
- the LOC140804671 gene encoding NAC domain-containing protein 92-like yields the protein MVTRMEDVCGSDEQIELPPGFRFHPTDEELITHYLSAKVLDFSFSAIAIGQVDLNKVEPWDLPWKAKMGEKEWYFFCLKDRKYPTGLRTNRATDAGYWKATGKDKEIFRAETLVGMKKTLVFYRGRAPRGEKSDWVMHEYRLEGKNSMCNLPKNAKNEWVICRVFKKSSSGKKIHVSGLDYGADSQSSALPSLMEISSDENQTIRRFNEGEVSNLPCFSTRMEDHRNFSPFPSHFSKVSTPNSYISSQFHKNILDPDSAMIQHQSILKILLENKGASTRENARPEFLQESSNLDAGFKPFHDQDQEFADISTSSIDLDCLWNNY from the exons ATGGTAACAAGAATGGAAGATGTGTGTGGTTCTGATGAGCAGATTGAACTGCCGCCGGGTTTTCGGTTCCACCCTACGGACGAGGAGCTCATAACTCATTATTTGTCTGCTAAAGTTCTTGATTTTAGCTTCAGTGCCATAGCCATTGGGCAGGTTGATCTGAACAAGGTGGAGCCTTGGGATTTGCCAT GGAAGGCGAAAATGGGAGAAAAGGAGTGGTACTTTTTCTGTTTGAAGGATAGGAAGTACCCGACTGGGTTGAGGACAAATAGAGCCACGGATGCGGGATACTGGAAGGCCACCGGAAAGGATAAGGAGATCTTTCGAGCGGAGACGTTGGTCGGGATGAAGAAAACTTTGGTTTTCTATAGGGGAAGGGCTCCAAGAGGTGAAAAGAGTGACTGGGTTATGCATGAATACAGGCTGGAGGGCAAGAATTCCATGTGCAATCTCCCCAAAAATGCTAAG AATGAATGGGTAATATGTAGAGTCTTCAAGAAGAGTTCCAGCGGGAAGAAGATCCATGTATCAGGTCTAGATTACGGTGCGGACTCACAGTCCTCAGCTTTGCCTTCATTGATGGAGATATCTTCTGATGAGAACCAGACAATTAGAAGATTCAACGAAGGAGAAGTGTCGAACTTGCCCTGTTTCTCCACTCGAATGGAGGATCATCGAAATTTTTCGCCATTCCCATCTCATTTCTCCAAAGTATCAACTCCAAATTCTTATATCTCGTCtcaatttcataaaaatattcttGACCCCGATTCAGCCATGATCCAACATCAGTCCATACTAAAGATCTTGCTGGAGAATAAAGGAGCAAGCACGAGGGAAAATGCAAGGCCAGAATTCTTACAGGAAAGTAGCAATCTTGATGCTGGATTCAAGCCTTTTCATGATCAGGACCAAGAATTTGCAGATATTTCAACTTCTTCCATAGACCTTGATTGCTTGTGGAATAATTATTAA
- the LOC140806267 gene encoding LOW QUALITY PROTEIN: transcription factor MYB16-like (The sequence of the model RefSeq protein was modified relative to this genomic sequence to represent the inferred CDS: deleted 1 base in 1 codon): protein MGRSPCCDKIGLKKGPWTSEEDQKLLAYIEQHGHGSWRALPTKAGLQRCGKSCRLRWTNYLRPDIKRGKFSLQEEQSIIQLHALLGNRWSAIATHLPKRTDNEIKNYWNTHLKKRLVKMGIDPVTHKTKNDAWLCSDGQSKNAANLSHMAQWESARLEAETRLARQSKLRSGTGIISFQARNSEFTSTTSQNHNPVGTLECLNVLKAWKGDFWGKSGEVGGASGGASTTGIGRDLESPTSTLSSAAGTGQHSTAFIESLQNCSESYYAGIMKEETGEEWKLLTDHSNAASENPAQFPSELHDPPFPGTDNSAEQVPRESFVDNFTNLLLGNSASDRRFSDEGPESGDVDYHEDNKNYWNSILHLVNSSPSLSPMF, encoded by the exons ATGGGTCGTTCCCCGTGCTGTGATAAAATCGGGTTGAAGAAAGGGCCGTGGACTTCTGAAGAAGATCAGAAGCTCTTGGCTTATATCGAGCAACATGGCCATGGAAGCTGGCGGGCGTTGCCCACAAAAGCTG GGTTGCAGAGATGCGGGAAGAGTTGCAGATTGAGGTGGACGAATTATTTAAGGCCGGATATTAAAAGAGGCAAGTTCAGTTTACAGGAAGAGCAAAGCATCATTCAGCTCCATGCCCTTTTAGGAAACAG GTGGTCCGCCATAGCCACTCATTTGCCAAAGAGAACAGACAATGAGATTAAGAATTACTGGAACACTCATCTGAAGAAAAGATTGGTTAAAATGGGTATCGACCCGGTGACCCACAAGACCAAGAACGACGCTTGGTTATGCAGTGATGGACAGTCCAAGAATGCGGCCAATCTCAGCCACATGGCCCAGTGGGAGAGCGCCCGCCTTGAAGCCGAAACAAGGTTGGCCCGGCAGTCCAAACTCCGATCAGGCACAGGCATTATTTCATTTCAG GCCAGGAACTCGGAATTCACCTCTACTACAAGCCAGAACCATAATCCGGTCGGCACGCTCGAATGTCTCAACGTGTTGAAAGCATGGAAAGGCGACTTTTGGGGTAAATCA GGTGAAGTAGGAGGAGCCAGTGGCGGCGCTTCCACGACAGGGATAGGGAGAGACCTGGAATCCCCAACTTCAACGCTCAGCTCCGCCGCCGGGACTGGGCAGCACTCCACCGCCTTCATCGAGTCTCTACAAAACTGCTCGGAGTCGTATTACGCCGGAATCATGAAAGAAGAAACCGGAGAAGAGTGGAAACTTCTCACGGACCACAGCAACGCGGCATCCGAGAACCCTGCTCAGTTCCCGTCCGAGTTGCATGATCCGCCATTCCCAGGGACGGATAACTCCGCAGAGCAAGTTCCTCGTGAAAGTTTCGTGGATAATTTCACGAACCTTTTGCTGGGTAATTCAGCTTCCGACAGACGCTTTTCCGACGAAGGCCCAGAGTCCGGCGACGTTGATTACCATGAGGATAACAAAAATTACTGGAACAGCATTCTCCATTTGGTGAATTCTTCGCCTTCTCTTTCGCCCATGTTTTGA